In the genome of Nitrospirota bacterium, the window CACCATCCGGTCCTTGATGGCCGCGTGCAAGTTCACGGACTCCATCTTCTCGACCACCTGCGCGCGGATGTCCTTGATCTGGGCCTTGATCTTCTGCTGCTTGCCGTGGTCGCCGCCCGTTTTGCGGCTTTTCTCGTAGAGGCTCATCAGGGTCAGGGACACCTTGCGGACCTTGTTCAGGGCCTCGAGGGTCTTGTCGCGCAGTTCCTGATCGTCGCGCTCGGTCACCTCCTCGTCTTCCTCGAAATCCTCGTCGATGACCGGCACCAGCTCGCGGATGTTGATCTTGCCCGCCTTGAGCTTCTCCCGCAGCGAGAGCACGAATTGGATCGACATCGGCATCCCGAAGACCGCGGACGCGATGTCTTTCTTCCCCTCCTCGATGCGCTTGGCGATCTCGATTTCGCCTTCCCGGCTCAAAAGCGCGACGCTCCCCATTTCCTTCAAGTACAGGCGGACCGGGTCGTCGGTCCGGCTGAGCACGCCGGGGGTGAGATCGATTTCCTTCTCGGTCTCCTCCGCCTCCTCGGGCTCTTCGGCTTCCTCTCCCGCCTCCTCGCTCTCCGCCGTTTTCTGGTATCGCTCGCTGTCGGCGGCGTCGACGATTTCGATGTCCATCTCGCCGAAAATGGTCATGAGGTTCCCCAGCTGCTCGGAGGACACCATGTCCGAGGGCAGCTTGCTGTTCAACTCCTCGTAGGTCAGGAACCCCTTGGACTTCCCGAGCGAGATCAGCTTCTTCACTTCGCCAAGCAATTGCTCTTTCGCCATTGTGACTCCCTTACGATGCGACGCCCTCATGGGGCGACTTCCGGCCGCACCGCGGCCTTTTGCACGTGCATGTCCTTCAGTTGGGCGTTCAGATCGCGCCACTCCTCCAGCCGGCCCTCCCGCTCCGCCGCGCGGAGCCTGGCGATCAAGTCGCGCTCGGCCGCCTCGCGCTGTTTGCGTCCCATTAATTCCAGGCACCCGCGGATATGGGCCTCTTCGTCGTCATACTGCTGTTCCATCAGAGACAGTTGGGTGGCCATGGGGGCGCAGGCCTCGTCGGCCATTGCCTCGTCCAGCACCGCCCGCACGAGCACCCGCCCGTCCTTGCCGCGATGCTTCAGGCCCAGTTCGGCCAAGCGCCGGCAGGCGGGCACGCTGAAGGCGGCGGCGTCCAGGGCTTGCAAATGCTCGGCGCGCAGCCGTCCCTGGAGCAGCAGAAACGCCAGGTCCCGCTCCTCCGGCGACCCCTTGAAAGGCCCCGGCGGCGCGGGCGGAACCGGCGCCGCCGGCTTGCGCGCCCCCTTGCGTTCGTCGCGCGCGAGCAATTCCGGGTAGCGCTCGATCAGGCGCGACTGGTTGATCCCCAGCCGCTCCGCCACCAGCTTGAGGCATTCCTCCTTGGCCAGTCGGTGGCTCGTCTTCTGGAGGATGCGCAGGATTTCGTCCACGCTCCGGATACGGTCCTCGATCGAGCTCGAGCCGGCCTTCTCCAGGCTGTGCGCGACGGAAAAGTCCAGCAGGCTTGGCGCCTGCTCTTGCAGCCGCGCGAAGGTCTCCGGCCCCTGCTTCCGGATGAACGTGTCCGGATCGTCCCCGTCCGGCAGCGACACCACCGTCACGCCGATCCCGCTGTCCACGAACAGGTCCAGCGTCCGCAGAGCCGCCCGCACGCCCGCTTCGTCCGGATCGAACAGCAGCACCACCTTCGTGACGTAGCGCCGGATCGTCCGCACATGATCGGGCGTCAGGGCCGTGCCGAGCGTCGCGACCACGTTCGTGATCCCCGCCTGGTGCAAGGCGATCGCGTCGAAATAGCCCTCGACGATGACCAGCCGGTCCAGCTTGCCCGCCGACTCGCGCGCCTTCTCCAGCAGGTAGAGCGCCCGGCCCTTGTTGAAGAGCGGCGTCTCCGGCGAATTGAGGTATTTGGGCATCCCCTCGCCCAGGATGCGCCCGCCGAAGCCGATCACCTTCTTGCGCAGGTCGCAGATCGGAAACATCACCCGCTGGCGAAACTTGTCGTAGTAGCCGGACACATCCTTGGGGTTCCGCCCCCCGCTTTCTTTCTGGGTGATCAGGCCGCCGGCCACAAGGTCCGGCAGCGTAAAGCCCTCTTTCAGCAGATGCTTCAACAGGCCGTCCCAGGCCTGGGGCGCATAGCCGAAGCCGAACGTATGCAGCGTCGCCTGCGCCATGCCTCGCTCGTCCAGGTAAGCCCGCGCCGACGCGCCCCCCTCGCCCTCGTGCAGATTACGCGCAAACCAGGCCTGCGCCGCCTCGTTCAGCCGCTCCAGTTTCTCGCGGCTGCCCGCATCCGGCGAGGGACGCCCGCTCGGCGCCGCCGGCACCTCGATGCCGGCCTTGCGGGCCAGCTCGCGCACCGTCTCGGGGAAGCTCGTCCCCTCGATCTTCATCAGGAAGCTGAAGACGTTCCCGCCCGCCCCGCAGCCGAAGCAGTGAAAGATCTGCCGGGAGGAACTGACCGTGAAGGAGGGGGTCTTTTCGCTGTGAAACGGGCAGAGCCCCTTGAAGTGCTGGCCGGCCTTGGACAGGGTCACGTAGCCGGACACCACGTCGAGGATATCGATGCGGTCTTTGACCTGTTCGATGATGTCCTGGGGGATGAGACCGAGGCTCACGCCGGTTGCGCTCCTGTGCTGCCAGTTGTCGTGAACCGAATCGGAAGGGCTTGAAATTCCTGAACTATCGACCGGTCAATGTAACAGACGAGAAAAGACTAAGTCAATGAGGGGAAGAGGCATAAGAGACAGCCTATTCGGCCCTCTGCTTGCAGGGCCAGCACGGCTGAAAAATCGACGCGGAGCAACCAGGTTATTCCCTTGCTCCCGCAGCGCGCGGCCTCGGAAGGAGGGGGCAACTGCGGCCGCTATCCCCCGTGCTCGCGCATCGCGCACTTCAGAAAGTGCTCGCTGGACGCGCGCATAGGGGACAGCCAGGCCGCCTCGCCAAACGCAAGATGAGCGAGATCATGGCAGTGTCTGTCCTGCTCGCTTGAGGCGGATGGGTGAGAACGGTAGCGCGCAATGCGGACCGAGCAGGCCGCCCGTGAGGAAGGCCGGTCGTAGTTCAGAGAGGGGGAGGGAAGGGGTGGAGGAAAAAGGCGCCTTGAGCCTTTTCCCTCCTCGGGAACGTCTGAGTGGAAAGACCTCTGATGCTCTCCATCAATCGCCGTAGTGAGTCCTGGCCCGTTCGATATAGATAGTCTTCGTCGTCTCGTCGATGGAATAGACGATCCGGTCTTGATATGTGAGCCGGTATGAATAACTGCCGGCCAAGTCGCCGATCAGTCGCTTCCCCTCGTAGGGATCGTGGGCGAGGACGTTCAGGAGAATCGTACGGAGCTTCTGTTTGAGTTTCGGTGTGAGGGTGTCGATGTCTTTTTTAGCTTGTCGAGTGATCCGGATCGTATACGGTGCGGCCTCAGCCACCGAAGACGTCCTCAAGCGAGTAGGTCTGGCCTTTCTTGATCTCCCGTTTGGCTTTGCGGACGCCTTTCAACAGGCCGGGTGTGGAGAGTAATTCCAGGGTCTCGATCAAACTGGAGTAATCCTCCTCCGACATGAGGACCACGTCGCCGCGCCGGGAGACGACGCGAAACTGCCGGTGCCCATCCACCGCTTTCGTGATGACTTCGAAGAGATTGCTTCGGGCCTTGGTCGCGCTCAGGGTTTGCATCGTTCCTCCGACCTGTACAGGATTCTGTACGGGTTAGCTTAACAGATCATCGCACCGGATGCAACGAACCGGTTGTACGCAACGCTCCAGACAATGCGCAGGTGGCAGGGTCAGCTGTTGGAGTAATCCGATTCCAGCGGGGCGATGTTGTACTGGAGTTCCAGGTCGAATTCGTCGATCAGCCCGTTCACCACCGCCGCGCCATGGTCCGACCGCACCTCGTTGATCACCAACTCGATCGCATTCGCCGCATGCTGGCCATACTGCTCAATCGCCGCCTCTATCCTCTGCCTGGCTTCTTCGAGTTTCATATCGCGCCACTCCCCCCTACTCTCTCAACAAAAAGATTCCCTCACGCAAACCTTTGGCTGAACCGTCAGCTCAGCATCGTTACACTATAATCGATGCCAGCGGAGAACCGCCAACAGGATTCCATCTGCTCGCTGCGTGCGATCCTCTGTGCTCCCCTCAGCCTCTCGACCTCATCCGTCGCCACGACTCCAATTGCTTCAATACACCCGAATGATGGGCACGCCAAGAGAACAAGGCGCGGCTCACACCGAAATGTTGTGCACCGTCCATCTCACTACCCCCACCTCGTAACCAATTCAGCACCCCTTCCCTCGGAACTAACAGTGCTCCAGCTAACCAGTCCGCCTCGTCTTCATACTGAGAATTCCAATGTCGACAACCTCCGTCGCCGAGAACAGGGCTTGGGGAATGCTCAAGAATCGTGTGGGATAGCTCATGCGCCAAGGAATTCGCCTGGCGTCCAGGCGGATGCCGATGATTGTATACGATTAACCTATGCGTACCATCAATAACGGTCAGAGCAGAGAACTTCGCACTTTCCCCCTGGATAAGCTGAATCTCTTCATCGGCAGCGCCAGATGCCCTTAGAGCGAGAAGTGAAATGACCGGGATCTCTAGATAGGCGGCGAGCGATAAAGCGTCGAGGCGATCTACAAGAGCAAGGCCAAGCTCGACGCGCACCTCAAGAGAAATCCGCTCAGCTTGTGCCTTAAAACCATGCGGGAGCTTCTTGGACATCTATCATTTCTTCCCTTTCAAATGGCGATAAGCGGCCTGAATGATTTGCTCAAGCGCCGCAGCCTCACCGGGAGAGACGTTTTTTGCTGAACGCAAATAACTAGAAATCATCGCCATTGGTTCGGCATCCCTTATCTTTTTTCGTTCGGAATGAGTGAATTTATCAGCCGTTTCCCCAAGCCACCTCAAGAGCGTTGCAAAGGTATCAACATCTGGCCGTCTACCCTGAGCCATCCGTGTGAAAGTTGACGGAGCAATCTGTAGTTCGCCAGCCAATTCTCGCCAACTCAGCTCCTTGCTTTGCCGCTTACCGTCTACAGCGTCATAGAGAGCCCTCACATCGACGGTAGTTTCTGCCATATAGCACCCCCTTTCGATGCCACCTTTTAGCATCGCCGTTCGACACTTGCAACACAAAACTTGCAGTGCTATGATATGATATGGCGTTCGATACTTGCAACACATGGGGCGTGATCAATACGAACACCATGAGAAAGACCGTCCGATCAACAACTACCATGCCGCAAGGAGGTGAAGAGTGGGCATGGCCAACAGGGAAGCGAGAACACAGACACTGCCCAGGAGGCACCCGTGAACATTTCAATTGACTTAGAAGACAAGAATGGAGAGCACCGATCAGTAAGGGTCGATGCCTCGGAACAGGAAAACGTGGAAACCATTGCCGCTCGGGTTGCCACACAATTCGGTCTCAACCCGTCCGAAGTAATCGAGGGGCTTGGGACAGACGATGTCGCCTTCACGAAATACGACACTGTCGGCGACTGTATCCGTCACGGCCACAAGTGGCACTGCCGACGCAGGCAGACATGCGTCGAAGTCCATTATCAAAGTGAAGAACCGGCTCGGCACTTCTTCAATCCGAAGAGCCCCTGGCGGGTTGTGCACGAGTGGGCGTGCCGACACTTCAAGGTCGCAGCCTCGATGTGCCGGGACCTTGAGCTCTTTGCAGGGGCCCCGACGGGTAGCCCTCTGAATGAGAACTTGCCGATCGGCACGTCCCACGACTGCAAAATTGTTTGGCTCGCTAAGCCGGGCCCTGAGCCCAATGGCTGAGCAACCCGCAGACCAACTCCAGTGCGATCTGGAGTCGACGGAGTTCCGGCTCGGGGCCGAGCAACGTTTCTGGACGTTGCTCGACCGCCAGGGCGATCTTGTTTATCTGGAGTTCCACGCCAGAGACAACATGGACTACGTAATGCAGCTGGAGTGCGCCGGATATGGGCAACAAGCCATCGGCGGAAAATTCATTGATCCCCAAAGTAAGGTTTGCATATCGAGCGCATGGCCACGCGGGGATGGAACATTTAATGGGTGGGTGAAATGGGATGCCAATAACTTGTTCATCTGTTGGCCCGGCGATCGCTACGGCATCCAGCATCACCAAGAATGGGCAGCACAACAGTTATGGAGGAAACCGCCAAGCCCGATTGTAGCCTACGCAGACTTTATCAGGAGGTTACTATGGAACAGAGCATGCGGTTACACAGGACGGGCAGGATAAACTCATCGCTGATCGTTCCTCATCCGCTGTGGACCGATGTCTTGGAAACACTTCGTCAGCGGAGTGAAGGATGGCGAGAAAGTGCTTGCATCCTCATCGGCACAGCTTCTACGAACGGAGTTCGGGTCGCTGTTGATGCTATTTTCCATCATCGTCTCGCCGATGACCGCGCAACAGCCTTGTCCATTGAACTTCCTGAGCATGCGAAATTCAAGATGTATGCAGACCTCGCAAAGCGTCGATTATCCCCTGTGTCGTTGGTCCATACTCACCCAGAGGCATGGGTCGGGCTGAGCGTGGTTGATCAGAGCAACCGCATCTCATCAACCATTGGATTTTGGTCCATTGTGGTACCCCACTATGGAAGTCCTCCTTGGAACCTTGAGGAGATAGGCTTCCATGTCCTTGAAGACAGCGGCTGGCGTGAGCTTACAGCAGAGGAACGTCTTGCTCATTTTCGCTTGGAGGAGCAGCCATGGAATGGTGGCAAGACCGTGTCGCTAATGGCGTAGCAAAGTCCGGAAGGGGACTCCTAACAGAGACAGAAGTTAAACGAGTCTTGGCGCAAGACGTCGCAATCTACGCCGACCCAAAACGTGCCACCGAAGAGGATCTTTGGCCTGGAATTTGGGCCCTGGCTGCGACTCTTTCTCGCCAATTCATGGGGCAAATTTATGTCGTTACTGGTCTCGACCGACCTCATGCGGCACCAGGCTCGTTGCCTTCTCGATGTGTTTTTACAGATCGCCCCCCGACATGCCGACTCACAGTAGGCTTGGGGCAAGCGGCATCTTCCCCTTCGGATGTGACATTGTGGGGAGACGCTCGGGGAAACCGCATTGCCTTCGGGCAGCATTTGCCTGGCGAAGTCGCTTCTCCTATTTCGGCATTTGCTGTTGCAGGCTACCTCTCATTTGCACTTTTAGCTTCCGCCGCAGGCTTTTCCACTCACAAGAAGAGATTCTGTCAAGGCACGTTAGAAGTAGGAAAAGTGAACCTTGCCGGACTCAGCATGCCGGAACAAAGCTTAGCCATCTTGGGTCTAGGACACCTCGGGAATACATACCTCGCACTCCTCTATTTCATCGCACAACAGCAGGGGAGTTTTCCTCAACTTCTTCTACTCGATCGAGGGGAAGATGGCGGCAGGCTGGAAAAGGCGAACTGGAAAACTCACGTGTTGCTGGACGAAAATCCGTCATGGGAAGGAGCCCTCAAGACCGAAATATTTTCCGAGCAATTAAAGGCAATTGGAATGCCTGTGGACGCGGACGCGCAAACCCTTCAGTGGGGATGGAAGAAGTCCGACGCCCATCCATCTATAGCACTGATGGGATTTGACACGTTTGAAGCCAGGCGCATGGCCATTGCCGGAGGGTATGAATGGCTAATTGATGCAGGGATTGGCTTGAGATTCGAGTGCCCTCGTATCACCTGGCATAGCCTTCCACCGGATAAAGAACTCGGCAAACGCATTTTCGAAGAGAGGCCTCCCGCAGCCGTCCCCCTCATTCCTTTCGACAGCCCTTTGGCAAAAAGCTTGGATGATCCGTCCAATCCTTGCGGATGGGTAAAATCGTTCGACGGGATTAGTGCAGCTGCCCCCTGCATGGGCATCGTAGCGGCCGCTTACGCCTGGGCGGAGGTGTTGGAGGTCTGGGGGGGAGAACGTACCCCTTTGAAAGGGAGCGCTTACCTCTGGAGCCCCGGCATCCCTCCTTCAATCGAACCTCTATAGCGTGCCAGGAGAGGAACTTTTTGCAGCTACCCCCCAGTTGCCAATGCATCTGCCGTCAGCTGGAGCAAGGAACGGCACCAAGCCACGTCTTGGGGTAAAGGGTTTCAACCAACCGATGGGGAGAGCAAAAAAACAAGGGGCCAGGCTTTGAAGCGGCCTGGCCCCGTCACTCTCTCTTTTTTAGTCTCGGCTAAACGTTTTTCTCTTCAAGGGGTGGACTGGTTGATCCCCTAACTGCGCGCGTCCAACGAGGGCCTTCTGCGGCCGCGCGTTGCGCGAGCACGGGGGAGCAGCCAGTCCGCCCCGTCCCATCAACTTCATCCCGGCGGCCAGTGCATGGGGCGGCCGCCGAGCAGGTGGAGATGCAGGTGGAAGACCGTCTGGCCGCCGTTCCGACCGGTGTTCACGACGAGCCTGTAGCCGCCCTCGGCGATACCCTTCTGTTTGGCGACCTGATTGCCGACGAGCAGCAGATGCCCCAGCAGGCCCGCATCGGCTTCATTCAGCTCCGCCATGGAGGCCACGTGTTTGCGCGGAATCACCAACGTATGGACCGGCGCCTGAGGATTGATGTCGTCGAAGGCGACCGCCCGATCGTCTTCATGGACGAGCTTGGCCGGAATGGCCTTTGCGGCGATCTTGCAGAACAGGCAGTCGCTCATGCTTTGCCCTTCCTGAGCCCGGATTTCCCGTACCGGCCCGCCAGCTCCCGATAGATCTCCTCCGGCTGGATATCGTGGTACCCGAGCGCCACCAGCGTGTGGAACAAGAGGTCGGCGGTTTCGTAGACGATCTCCTCCTTCTTGCCCCCCTTGGCTGCCAGGACGACCTCGCCCGCTTCCTCGACCACCTTCTTGAGCACCTTGTCGATCCCGCCTTGCAGGAGCGTCGAGGTATAAGAGTCGCTCGAGGGCTGCCGTTTACGCTCCTGAATCGTCTGGTAGAGCCGCTCGATGATGCCGCCCCAGGCCTCCTGCGTCTTCTCCCCGTTGCCCTCCAGGCGCGTAAAGAAGCAGGCCTTCTCCCCCGTGTGGCAGGTCGGGCCGGCCGGTTCGGCCTTGACTAAGAGAGTATCGCCGTCGCAATCCACGAAGAGGTCTTTGAGGGCCAGCTTATTCCCTGAGGTCTCGCCCTTCTCCCAGAGTTTCTTCCGCGACCTGCTCCAGAAGTGGACGGATTTTGTTTCGAGGGTCTTCTGCAAGGCCTCCCGATTCATGAAGGCCAGCATGAGCACGGACCCGTCACGCCAGTCCTGGACGACCGCTGGGATCAACCCCTGTGCGTCGAATTTCAATCGGCTGAAGTCCGTCATCTGATCGCAATGCCCTTTTGCCGGAGATAAGCCTTGGCCTCCGGAATCGTGTGTGTCCGGTAGTGGAAAATCGAGGCGGCCAGCACCGCGTCCGCCTTGCCCTTGACGAAGCCATCGTAGAGGTGATCGAGCGTGCCCACACCGCCGGACGCGATCACGGGAATCGAGACTGAATCGGAGACCGCTGCGGTCAGCTCCAGGTCATAGCCGTTTTGCCGGCCGTCCTGGTCCATGCTGGTGAGCAAAATTTCGCCCGCCCCGTAACTTTCCATCTTGCGCGCCCACTCGACGGCATCCAGTCCGGTCGGCTTGCGCCCGCCATGGGTAAACACTTCCCAGCCGGTTTCGGGCTTCGCTCTCCGCTTGGCGTCGATGGCGACGACGATGCACTGGGTGCCGAACCGCTCGGCCGCCTCTTTCACGAACTCCGGCCGCTCGACCGCGGCTGTGTTGATGCTGACCTTGTCTGTGCCGGCCTGAAGCAGGGCCCGGATATCCTCGAGCGTCCTGACTCCTCCCCCGACGGTCAAGGGCATGAAGACCTGCTCGGCGGTCCGGCTCACGATATCCAGAATCGTCTTGCGGTTCTCATAGGAGGCCGTGATGTCCAGAAAGCAAAGTTCGTCGGCCCCCTCCCGATCATAGGCCCGGGCCACTTCCACCGGATCGCCCGCATCCCGGAGATTGACGAACGAGACGCCCTTGACCACGCGCCCGTCTTTGACGTCCAAACAGGGGATGATGCGCTTGGTCAGCATATCACCGACGTGAACAGTGAACGGTGAAAAGATATTGATAGAAGTTGGACGGCCTGCTCTTGCTCACTATTCACTATTTACTGTTCACTTGCGGCGATTGCCGCTTTCAGGTCCAGCTTGCCGTCGTAGAGCGCCTTGCCCACGATCGCCCCCTCGATACGCGGCCCCAGAGCCTTGATCGCCTGGATATCCTCGGCCCTCGTGATCCCTCCCGAGGCGATGACCGGCACGGGCGACCGAGCGGCGATCTCCCGGAGCGCCGTCAGGTTGGGCCCCTGCAACATGCCGTCCCGCGCAATGTCCGTGTAGATCACCCCGGCCAGGGGACATTCCGCCAGACTCTTCAGCAAATCGACGGCCAGCGTCTCGGACTGGCTGGTCCAGCCCTGCACCGCGACCTTGCCGTTGCGCGCATCGAGGCCGACCAGGATGCGGGCCGGGTACAGGGAACAAGCCCGCTCCAACAAATTCCGGTCGCGGAGCGCGGCAGTGCCCAATACGACACGGCGGACCCCTCCGTCCAGGTAGCGTTTGATGATCTCCAGGTCCCGCACGCCGCCTCCGACTTGCACCGGAATGGAGACGGCTTTCACGATGGCCTCGATGCCCGCCATGTTCTTGGGCTGGCCCTCGACCGCGCCGTTCAGATCCACCAGATGCAACATCTGGGCGCCCCGCCGCTCCCACTGCATCGCCATGGAAGCCGGGTCGTCGGAATAGACGGTTTCCGCCTGCAAATCTCCTTGCCGGAGACGCACGCACCGCCCATCCTTCAGGTCAATGGCGGGAATGATCAGCATGGCCTACCCGACGATGAACGTGGAACGATGTTCGATGAACAAATGGCTGGTCCCGTTCATCATTCAACCTTCGTCTTACCGTTCCGCCGGCGTGCCGAAGGGAAACTCTTTGAATACATGCTCGGCCCCGTAGGCAGCCAGTTCGTCCGCCGTGACGAAGACGCCGCCGCGATCCAGAAAGCCGGCCAAGTCCTCGATCAGGGGCCGCTGCCGTTCGAAATAGTTACCGACCCAGAGAACCTTGCCGTCGGCTCCCACCAGCTTCAGTTCGAACCCGACCACGGCCGGGTCTCCTCCCCACTTGCTCCCGGCCCGCTCCTGATAGATCAGCACTCGCCCCACCAGCACCGCATCGGCTTTCATCTGCTCCGCCACTTGTCTGACGAGCTGCGGCTGCGGCAGCTTGGCCGCCTGGGGGCCCAATGACGCCGCCACCCGTCCCGTTTCCGACGGGGTGAGCGTCAGAATCCCGCCCCACTGCCGCAGCTTCCCATAGACGATGCGTGTGACGTGGTCGGCCGCCACCGCCGGCACCGTGGCGGTCGGCTGGTTTTGCCGTTCAACCGTCGGGGGAATGCCCAGGGAGATGTCCGATCGAAGCACGCCCTGGGGAGCCAGGATCTCCGTATCCCGCCGCTCGGTCGTTTGCGGCGTGGCCAGGGCTTCGAACGGCAGCACCGCGATCGTCTTGATCCGGTACTTCTCGATGTCCGGAGCGCTGTTCGTCGTCACCTTGGTCGGCCCGCAGCCTTCCAGGGCGAACCAAGACATTCCGAGCAGCAACCCAAGCGCCAGCGAGGACATGGAAGACCCCCCGTCGTTCAGCCGCTGCCGGCCTATTTTAGCGGCCTCATGCGACATCAGTGCCACTCGGCGAAGTTCCGAATAATGTGCAGCCCGCTCGACTGGCTCTTCTCCGGGTGGAACTGGCAGGCAAAGACGTTGTCCCGCCAGATGCTCGAGACGAATGAAAGCCCGTAGTCCGTCATGGTGCAGGCGATGCCGACATCTTGCGGCTCGACATAGTAGGAATGCACGAAATACAGATAGGCCCCCGATTCGAGCCCCCGCAGCGGCGGCGCCGCCTGCGTCACCCGCACTTCGTTCCACCCCATATGCGGAACCTTCAGGTGCGCCGCCCCGGCGCCGGCGGCCTCGCTCAGCCCGGCCGGAAATCGCCGGACCGTTCCCGGTATCACACCCAATCCCTGATGACGGCCGAACTCTTCACTCTCCGTGAACAACAGCTGGAGGCCGAGGCAGATTCCCAGAAACGGCTTGCCCGACTGCACGGCCCGGCGGACCGGTTCGATCAAGCCATACCGGTCCAGATTGGCCATGCAATCGCCGAACGCCCCCACGCCCGGGAGCACGACGTGCGAGGCATCCCCGATGGCGCGCGCGTCGCGCGTCACGACCGCCTGGTGCCCCACCGCTTCGAACGCCTTTTGGACGCTGCGGAGGTTGCCCATGCCGTAATCGATAATCGCAATCATCGGATCAGTGAATGGTGAATGGCGAACCGTGAACGGACAGGCTCCCTCGGAGCCCCTCACCATTCACCGTTGACTGTTCACCAATTACAGCTTTCCCTTCGTCGAGAGCACGCCCTTCACCCGTCCGTCGAGCCCCGTCGCCTGATCGAGGGCTTTCGCCAGCGCCTTGAAGGTCGCTTCCACGATATGGTGCGGATTCCGCCCGTACAGCACGTTGACGTGCAGGTTGAACGCCCCATGCGTGACGAAGGCCTGGAAAAAATCCTCGAACAGGTAGAGGTCGAACTCTTTGATGCGCCGGTTCGGCAACTTGGCGTTGTAGACGAGGTACGGCCGCCCGCTCAGATCCACCGTGACCTGCGCCAACGTTTCGTCCAGCGGCACCGAGGCGAAGCCATACCGCCGAATGCCTTGTTTGTCGCCCAGCGCCTGCTTGAGCGCGTCGCCCAGCACGATGCCGACATCCTCGACCGTGTGGTGATCGTCGATATGCGTGTCGCCCTTGGCCTGCACGGTCAGATCGAAGAACCCGTGCCGCCCCAGCAGGTCGAGCATATGGTCCAGGAACGGAATCGGCGTCTTGATCCGGCTCCGGCCCGTGCCGTCCAGCATCCAGTCCACGCGGATGTTCGTCTCTTTCGTCGCGCGCGTGATCATCGCGCGCCGCGCCTGTGTCTTCTTCATGAGTACCGGCTCTCCACGGACTTGGCGTGCGCGTCCAGCCCTTCCATCTGTGAAATGCGCGCGATATGGTCTTTCACCTTCGTCAGCTCTTCTTTGGTATAGGCGATGATGTTGCTCTTCTTCACATAGTCGTCGAACGACAGAGCCGAGGAGAACCGGGCCGTCCCGCCCGTGGGCAGGATATGATTGGGGCCCGCGACGTAGTCCGCCACCGCCGGAGGCGTGTACCGGCCCAGGAACAGGGCCCCCGCGTGCCGGATCTTCTCCAAATAATCGAATGGCTGATCCAC includes:
- the hisB gene encoding imidazoleglycerol-phosphate dehydratase HisB; protein product: MKKTQARRAMITRATKETNIRVDWMLDGTGRSRIKTPIPFLDHMLDLLGRHGFFDLTVQAKGDTHIDDHHTVEDVGIVLGDALKQALGDKQGIRRYGFASVPLDETLAQVTVDLSGRPYLVYNAKLPNRRIKEFDLYLFEDFFQAFVTHGAFNLHVNVLYGRNPHHIVEATFKALAKALDQATGLDGRVKGVLSTKGKL
- the hisH gene encoding imidazole glycerol phosphate synthase subunit HisH yields the protein MIAIIDYGMGNLRSVQKAFEAVGHQAVVTRDARAIGDASHVVLPGVGAFGDCMANLDRYGLIEPVRRAVQSGKPFLGICLGLQLLFTESEEFGRHQGLGVIPGTVRRFPAGLSEAAGAGAAHLKVPHMGWNEVRVTQAAPPLRGLESGAYLYFVHSYYVEPQDVGIACTMTDYGLSFVSSIWRDNVFACQFHPEKSQSSGLHIIRNFAEWH